Genomic DNA from Solanum dulcamara chromosome 4, daSolDulc1.2, whole genome shotgun sequence:
GACAAGATTGAGCCTTGAAAAGGATCAAAATAAGAAGTTTATGGGCTCTGATAtcatgtgaaaatatgatatttgCGCTTAATTCGACTTAAAATAATTAGCTCGTAACGGAAGTAAAAAAAGAATAGCATGAGTCCTTATAAATTAATCACTAGTCCATTCATCAATCAATACATGAGATTGTAACTCACTCTACCACCTTCACCTCCTCCCCCTCTCCTTCACGTCTAAAACGTGAACCGAAAGCTTAAATGGTCGGGAAGGACCTATAGCTATGATACTATGTAAAAGATAAGATATGAAGAATAGCTTGTTTTATGTTTCAAGAGGTAAAACAATATAAATACATGTACATAAAGTACtagataaagaaaaaataaaagagattctTATAAATGTACTAGATCTCTCGATATATGTGTTATGTACATTTCTAGAAAATAGTCTATGTTCATTCTGTAACACTTCCATTGctaacaattattatttttccactgaatttttcattgaaaaatattttgtggttgttctcataaatatttaatttaaatggtggaaaaagaaaaaatagttaTGTGTTCATATGAAAAAATTAGGAAGTTCCCTACTATTTCAGTGGGAGTATATTTTCACCATACATTTTCCCAATAAATTGATTTGATAAAATGAatgaatcatgatttataacaaaaaaatttcACTGATTTACAATGAAAAAAACTTTTATTTCTAATAATGTTTTAAAAGCTAATTAGATCAATATTTGACATGAGGTTAAATATCCTCTTCCAATTCTTTGCTTCACTCTAAAATATTTCTGGAGCATGAGAAAGAAATGTCCACAACAGCATCAATTTTACACGTTATAAaaacaattaattttaaacccTTAAGAAACTCTAATTAAAGATGATACAATTTGAAGAGTGAATTATATTAGTATTTCCAAATTAGGCAGGTGCGAATTAAGTACTATATTGGAAATTATAAAGGGATAATTATCGTAGATGGTCATTCGgttcttttaattttctaaaaatggTTATTCGgtgtatatttatgtatattcaatgtatatttcatgtatagagtatatcataatgtatatttagtatataactcatgtataagtaatatatattgtatagttagtgtatattttctatgacttttggcaagctatattgtatagtcactgtatatttcctatgattttggctattatttatataaataagaCGTGgctatatttattgtaaactaattaatttatcccatatatttgaaaagaattatccCAATAATAAACTTATTATAAGAGTGATTACATTTAATATTgatctatatataattaattttaggtGCAAGTATTAGAAAAAAGTTATTGGTAAACGTACAAGTAATGTGGTGAGTGTGTCACGGTTGCACTTAATTAGATCATGCTGATGGCTGATGCTACAAAATGTTAACTATAAGTCAGAAAATTGTTAGACAGATATTCCAACAACTATAGAAAGTAGTTCTCAAGATTTAAGGTTGGGAAGTTAATACCTTGCTTGGATGGTTGTATTGTTAGCTAAATTTTGTTATATTATATCGTTTAAATTCATTgttagataaaaataaaaagtcttGGCCTATTTGGTGTAATTACGTTGTTACCTTATATCACGATTCAAATTCACAAGTCGCGATGACACCTATGTCCCCAACTGATAGGTAAGCTAACCCAAACATTTTTatcaattcaataaaataaataaagtaaggaGACAAGCGACAAGTGGAAGATCCAACACACTAAGTCTGTCATAAGTATGAAATGCGGAAAGCTAAAATACCACCTAAGATTTAGTGTCAtaagtacaagagcttctaaaataGGATTCAAATATGAAACTAAAATGACCAGTTTAGATGTAATAAATATCCTGTCTGAATactaaaataacataataaatgaaagaaagagGGAGGTGTGGGCCGGAGAATAGCCAAGCAGCTCACCACAACTCCAAGATAACCCAAGCTTGGACTCAAAAAGCTCCACGAGATGCGCTCCTATTCAGAATCGAATCTGCACCACAAAAGAGTGCAACAAGTGTAGTATGATTACGAAACCACATATACCCAGTATGTGTCATTGATCGACAACGAAGAAGTAGTGACACGAGTATATATAAaattcattctcaaattttATAATTCTACATTATACTTATCAATCAAGTCTCACCAAAATAGGGGCAATCAAACATCACAAAATAATTAACACATAAtcaagtaaaaatgaagaagataatgaGATGCAATGCAACACCATGAGATGATATGCCTCAAATACCAAGTAACCTCACAACcgtatatacacaatacttctcgAAATATACTTCGAGAGTTTGTGACCCATGGGGGACTTGCGAGGTCCATATATAGAGACTGACGACCTCCACGTGTATGTGTTGACAATCTCAATGCACTATCATAAAATCAAGTCATCCCCATCACGGACGATCTCCACGTGCCCAACTTATAACCATAAAATACTCTCTCATGAACGATTTTCCTTCTATTAGACCTTTACTCATACTCAATCCCATGTCAATGACATAGGGGATGATGATGCAtctcaataaatcaaatatcagTATGATATATAATCACCTCAACTATCGCAATTATACGGGTTCAAATAAGAAGCACAATCACACAAAAGAAATCAATCAATAATACATCAGCTAATGTCCATATGCTTTGTCATTCTCAAATTACAATCCGTCATTCTCTAGTAATAAACTTTCCCTTTATAACACCGGTACTCGTATCAATGCCCGTCACATCATTGATACGAGACCCCCATTTTTTGCCCTTACCCATTagctatttcaatttttaatctttattttgaaaaaatatcttTCAATGAAGtctaaaagtcttaacatacTTCGAATGACGAACACATGTCACAAATCCTCAAGATTTTGCCTTTTCTTTTCGCAAGGTCTCAGAACGTTCCAAATCTATCAAAAATGCATTATTCATAAGTAAACGAATctgtagacacccatattactatatgtctaacCTAGACCTAAAAATTCACCATAAATCTATAATTAATTACCTAAATTTCAAGTCTAGGGTTAACTCTAAATTCTTCCAATACCATAAATAtgatgatattcatataataaagtACACCTaacatttaattacctatctcaatataccaaacttaaatcataatgtgataataataagaaaaaataagctAAATTACAAACCTCTCACAAAACCACTACAATCTAATAACCTCAAAATTCTACATCCTATATCCTTATATCAATTCTAGTCATTACCCACTCATAATAATTATCACATATAATTGCCCaattaaaacaaaaatgaaCACAAATTGAAAACCACGTGCACAGCAACTTCCAATTCATTTTTTGTTTCTTCCTTCCTTTCAACATACTGATACACTATATTTTTAGTCTTTTTTCCATTCTTTCTACCATACCTTGCTAACAGTAAGTAATACTCTCCATTCCTATATAAAATTTACACGTTGCAGCAACAAGAAAATTCCACATAGAATCTTTTTCTTTCCCTAAACCCAACTCCCAAATACTAATCATTAGTCCTCAATTGACCCATTAATTAGCAACAACCATGCGTGCAACAACATCCATTTAAGGATTCCACCAAATATAATACCCCTATCCTCTAAGACCATATACCTACTAATTTATTATGCCCTCAATGGATTGAGATTTTAAAACTCTCACCTGGATGCACTGCTCCTGTGTCGATGCCATAGGTAAGTTTCTCGTCCTTTCTTGCTTCTTTTACTTTGCAGATTATAAAATACTACTTTTATTTAATCCAATCTAATTATACGAACTTAAGGAGTAGTGGGTATGACCcacttttagtttttttaaaaatattatctttcattaataattaattataaaaatttaaatcaccacATAAATTAATGATTTAAAAGAATACTCTTCAACTAAATAACTATAGTTAAACGGATAACTCAATTTTTTGTTTAAGATTTTGCGAGAAGAGTCAAAATAGTTTTAGtgttcaaaatgacctaacgggttgtcacgacccaacccaccgGGCCGTGcaggcacctactctaacacctagataggagaacccttagAGAAATAACATGCAAAAATTTAACAAATACCAATAATAGCCTTAAGGGTCAGGAATAcatcataattgaattattAAAATTCTAGAGTTTATTACAAAACACTTTAACACCCCCAATGATACTGGTCTAAACAGGTAAAAGTGCTTCTAAAGATATAGAATATACATAAAAGCAAGACACAGCTCCCACCATAAGAAATGAAGAGTAAAAGTTGTTGGagactcatcttcgtcttcacctatgaaacaacatatactggtaggcatcattggtcaacccgatacccaccgcataatataaaggaaTCGACAAGAAGAAAACATTCTCTTAAGAGATTCACCGCCAAACCTTATGCAAAACTCTTATCATTTTCATTAACCTCATTAGagtcgttcaagcctaactttcaTCCTTTCTAGTTGGACCGCTGCCAATTCTAATACAGATCAAGGCCTAGCTCTTCTATCACATAGGGAAGTTTCCAAACTAAGGGCCAGTACTAACTCCGTCTACTATATTTAGTTTCACGCCATCACATGGACTTaggataattaacatctcacttggaagaggACAACATTAGGGGGActaaatctctcctcctaaccgCTACTGTCCCTCCATAGAGGGACCTATCCCGCTCTGGTGGCCTCTCCACAGCGGGATTCCTCCCACCAGGGCGGCCTGCCCTGAGACAAAATCTCTGAAAGCCTTTCAATCCTCTTTTTAACCCATGTGCGTATAGGACATCAATAATAACTGACTTTAAGTCATTAATCTCCCGTAACAACACACTGACTGCTTTTCATTCCACAACCTCATACCTACTATGCGGATGCATCTAGCACCCATAACATAATCCAATCAGGCATATACATGAAAACATTgtcaatttaccatttcaggAGAAATGTATAGTTTCACAAggtaaatctcaattacaacaGTCAACATGATCACAATAggaccttcggtcctttcatatcagTTATTATACAGGATGGACATGCTCAGTTATAATATgatcagtttctctatcatcacacatatagtcaagatcaattcacagatgatagtCACACATTAGTTCTCTCATGaaacccatacccaaactatatatgtgtcggaatgtgacacccgatcctatATACgtatcagaacgtgacacctgattatatatatatatatatatgtgtgtgtgtgtatgcgtgtgtgtcaaaacgtgacacccgatccaatatatgtgtcagtacgtgacactcgatccaatatcacaattacAACCACAATCACAGTCCATAATGAATAGTTCAtctacttgcacaatcaagtaacaagttcattgcatgtaattgttTACAATAGTAATTTCATTAGTTACATTCTATCTTTTCCTTCATTACCATTATTTTGTCAAACCTTCTTTATTTAAGGCCTCACTTTTGGTAGAGCAAAtttaagattatggatttcacagtCACGAGATTGTAGACCcattacaacaacatatcaaccattcaacCACAACAATTGAATACATACAAGATGTCATAACCTTACTCAATCACtattgagagtttctctatgaTATAAACCAACTATAACCTATAACCACAAATAATTAATAGGTTCATTCAAAAGAATTATCAATACTAGATCAATTACCTCCTCCCCTTACTTCCTGATTCACATTACTCAGATAATTCACATAGAACCATCAATCATACCAACAAGCAGTATTACAGTTATCAACCAAGAACTAGCCTATCATCACTACTCATAGGATAATCATACCCACACAGTACATTTCTAtcctaaacaacaataacaatacatTCAACCATCCAAACTCTGTCAATTACAATATAGAATGCATGGGAACAGATTTACAACTAATTACTTagagaaacctagcctacctgggcgccaagcaATTATAGCAGGATTATAGCACGATCCTTGACTTTTGGAAGGAGAATCTATGGAGACGGGCCTGAATCTGTGTGTTGTAGCCTTCCCTGTGTTAGAAGTCTCTTCTccccttctctccaagcctagaatAGCTTCTTGGGGGAGGGGGGGTTCTAGGGTAACCttcatctattttggcacttagaGGAAGAAGGAGATAATACAAATACGACACTTTTAAGTTCTGTCCCGTTGGATCCTGTTACAGCAGCCtcaatcccgctctggcggcctGACCCTAACAGTTACCAATAAAATGGGCATAAcgttttactccgaactccaaatgcGGCAAATTTAGTGGAGttagaaagaggactcaaagacctttaatttgataggtcatgggccacttaattcattataggctgagagacatggtcgtttgaagttgaccttagtTTGAACTCAAGTCTAAAACTAAATCTTAAAGACATTTTCAgctcaactttgagataggagcatagcacgaccttaattcacaactaatgcactcacaTATCAAGGTATTGATCCTAACctatgatgaatgagattcGTATACCTTTATCACAAATATTTTTACTAACGACGGGCTAGATCGTTACACGGGTCGTTACaccttaatatatttttctcaatGTATGTATCTAATGATGCTATTTATGATTATATATGTCGCTTTAATTACGGGGAAGCAAAGCAATAACTTCCTCTTGCTTCCAGGTATCTCCATATCcacttccttttctttttttttcttttaaatgtccctttcaaattgaaacTTAATGTTACTTCATTTAAAAcatgacaagtaaaagtgaacggaaaatattaattatgaaaGAATAATTATTGGGAAGCTGCGGATTTTGGTTTTCATGCTAAATTTTACCAAACGGAATTGAATCTATTACCTGAGCAATGCTAAAGTTCATTTGTGACAATTTGTCGAAATATGCCTATATATGTTTTATACAAATACgtactattaaaattttaagtttGTATCAATATAACTATAAGAATATGATATTGAAAAGTTGTATGGAAGAAGGAAGATCATGTACTAATTGTTTTATTGAGTTGTACCTTGtacatattaataaaaataactatATAGAGTAGCAGTAGTAGTCAAATTTAGAGTTTCAATGTGTCATTAGAAAGGTTGTTTAAATAAAATACGTCTCTAATTAATTAAAGTTCTCTTAATAACGTTTCAACTGGTCAACATggatcaagtaatatgaaacagacagaatatttattttagtGACAAAATTCTAGTTTCTTTTTAATTCCATAGAAGTTCAATCACGtaacaataatataatttcGCTCATCAAGGTCTTGTTTGATTTATTACTGTTAGAACATCATAccattagttttttttttttttatcatcaaagttactcaagaaaaaaaaaaccatcAAAATTGCAGAGggaaaaataaaccaaaactaCGATTGTAACAATTCCAAAAGGCATAAACATAGTATGATGTTTGCTAGATAGCATGTTTAAACATTAAAACAAAAACAACTAAGAATTCAAACACTTCCAAGATCACAAGCTCATTGTTTAACCAACAAAgtattaataaatttaaaatctcaaATCTTGTAATATTCATTTCTTGTAATTTacatcatatacataatacacACCTTATTCCATCGAATTAAAGAATAATTCACTTGggtgaaaacaaaaaaaaaataatctcaaaacacaactcaattaaatcattagtataaaatatgttttaactCAAGATAACTCCTTTTTAGTTATCTTGGCTGGTTGGAGGGTACCCTATACCATGACGTTTATTAGGAAACACCATAAACACAACACTAGAAATTGCAGCCACAGCCGGTGGCAACACCATAATCAACATTTTTTGCGTCGATTCGAACACTGGAAAGAAGCAATCCACCGTATTCCGGTCCAAAATAGTCACAACACCAAAAACAACCATGGTAAAAAATGCATGCACAAAGTCACCTACGCTAATTTTGTAAGAACTTGTGTCCACGGATGAAGATGTTGGCCAAAGCCCCTTCATTGTGGCTATGCCATAACGGGTGGAGCCATCGTTATCGGTGTAACTATCAGTGAAGCAAGAAAATCCACAAGAAAAGCCACAAAGGGCAATGAGGATGCCTGATAGGTACTTGTTGATGATAGTACAATGGCCATTGTTTGTGAGAATAGGGTTTAGGAATTGGTATATGAACACTGTTCCTGTTGGGAGGAGTCTTATGAGATTGCCTAGGCCATTTAAGGTTTTATCCTTCAAGGTAGAGCTagattttgccattttcttGAAGAGTATTTTTTAGGCTTTTGTGGGGATTTGTTGTTTTTAGGGTTTGTGTTTGATGTTTTTGGGAAGTGCATGGAATTTTATAGATGGAATTGAAGGGGTGAGTTGTTGCTTCTAcgtaacatatattatattagTTTGAGCTTTGAATGTAAGTAgaatttgtttattttgcttTTACTCTTTGGGAGATGGACAAAGCTTCAAGTAATGCAAATGCATTGTGGAGTTATGAATatctattttatgagttttaattaaaatttattatccCACACCTAAAAAAGAGTACAATAAATATTCATTAAATTGGGATTagtaatttgaaaaaagaaaattaattaacgTTTTTATACtgacaatataaaaaaaaggttTACACTATCAAATCACTGACAATATAAGTAGATCGAAGTGATTGTCCATTAAATGTGAAACCGGTAAAATGatgggaaaaaaataaattgccTACTATATAACATGTAAAAAAAACATAGAAATAAATTCTTTGTTACGCAGTTAGCTAGTACTATATACAAGTcaagtttatttttgtaaatGTGATCTTTCTAGGAGTTTCGGTAAATCTAATTTAAATTCTATCAGATTTTGGATGTGATGATATTCTGTTCGTAGCAAAACCAGAAAACGTAGCACTACATTTGGTTAGAAATACTCTTTCcatctcaaaatatttgttgtacttaataaaaatatgtgtctcaaattatttattattttagaagtTTAAGACAAAATTAATTgcttatgaaattttttaatttaattttacgCTTAGTAATAATTGTTCTTAATAACGGATATCGCAATTATGAGACAAAAAATAGAGTAAATATTTGTAATGACAATGAAGATCATTTTCGGAAATTGGCgcgaaattatcattttactccTATCATTAGTAACCCGCGAGTATTATTTGTTTAGTTTGTATGATTGAATatgttaaagtcttaatagatAGTGAAATGGGCAAATTCTTGAGTTCTATAGAGTTTAGTTGAGAAAAAGTGGTTTTGGGGACCAAACAGAGTTACAGGTCTAGGAACGGGATTtcgtcagttccatcagctccgaaatgtggAAGTTAGTATAAGAGAGTCATCAGAAAcagatttggggttgatatgtgaaattgaggtctcaagttggaaagttagtttTAAAAGAGTTAAGTTTGATTTTGGTTAACAAATCGAGTTTAGAGATTcaaattggatttttgatgatttCAATGGTTTTGGGAGGTGGTTCTAATGCTAGAAATAGCCTCATTATAATTTGTAGAGGTttcgagggtattttgggtatttcaagtgccgAAACTAGCTTAGTTGTGACTTAACGGATTCCGGATCAGGGAGACCTCGAGTTTGAATTCTGATAGTTTCATTGAGTCgagaatgtcgaatttagtaggactgcatatatgatttgtgtgtaTGGGATTTCGAACAAATCTCGAAGGTCCGTTCGGGGAATTTTCTTAATTGTTGGGATGTTATTTAGGGCAGTCACACTTCCTTCTCCACGTTCGCGGAACATGATCTCTCCCTTCTTCACGTTTATGGAGTGTGTCTGCGTTCACCGAGGGTCTTTCCAGTGAGCTCAGCGTTCACGGAGTTAAATATCAGTGTTCGCAGAGAGCATTTTAGACCTGAAACAGTAAAGGTCAGGAAAACCTccatttttcaccattttgagttcttaaaGCTTGGGGAGGCGATTTGAAAAGGGATTTTCTAGGAAAAGTATTGGATAAGTGATTTTTTGATCTTAAATCTTCTATTCTCGTTAATTATTGGGTGATTTCAACTCTTAAatctttagtttcaaaccccaaatttctctttttttttctctagcccgaatttaaggaaaataatgaTTTCTAACTTGtttaaactctattttttttggatttttcaaccatgagttcctaaTTACTAGTAGAGCATGGTTTTGCAAGAAATTTTCAGATTCGATCGttttcaaaattaatcaatttttgggactattttaCTTTCATTTCCGAAACCCATCAATATGattgtcattggactccttaggacatgtatattttattcttgATAGAGGATTGTCATTTCGGGCATTGAATTCAAAAGTTGATTGTCTGGTGGAGCTGTTTGAGTGCGGTTTCAGctattgaggtaggtttggctatcatTCTTGGGGATGAGTCggggtaattagtcaaattctatattgtagactttgggatggggtcgtagtgtagtttgggactgataatatatattatgatgcctatGTGGGAGCTTATATGTGCTGTGTAGCTCGTGCggggccttatgtgatattttatttgtgattgagaTTGTGTAACCCATGACTTAACTGAGTTAGAGATATGAAAGtgttatttgacttgtaatgccctcttgaggggttgagttgggggatTTGAGCATGTCTAAGTATTAAAATATTGTTGAGTAAGGagtgaacacttaatttgaggcatttccttcCTATTACTATCATTTGggggtgaatatcatgcttaggttaagttttaagaactttgaaccttgttttACATGTTAAGTTGTAAattacctccatgccttatatgatgtgaatgcattcatcctcattcatattatcattgatcattagAAAGTTGAGATCTGTGAaaattcttttgagaaagaaatgtGACACATTTAAGCcattgtatcttgagtccctggcCGAGGCAGTTTTGAGGCAGGATAGTGGATATATTATGATCCTTTGACCACGAGTACGTGGCGAGTAgaagagatattagtatcaCGAGTCCTTGGCCACAAGCTGGGTGATGCGGTAGTTGATACATTTAAGATTGTGATGAGGTACATGATCTGCGAGCTTGATAGCACaactcagcaggtgtatacgacaggttgtgcgacagccttgatcccaccgtaccatcatattattgcatcatcatagtgcattgcattgcattgatacatGTGATAATTATTCTATCTGTTTAATTATGATATTGAActataattatgtatttactttattcatgccattctatataaattggcagcAGCATAGCTggagtgagacttttctgtgtgcaggtcgaagcattccttagtttatttcatagtttttaattaatttcttatactcagccggttaaacctactaagtacatatgGATTgcactcacccctacttctgtgtcccctTTTGATGTAGATCCTAGTCAGGGTATCCCGCGTGGCGGTTGATCTTCTTCTCTCGTGGATATTTTATcattcagattagtggtgaggtcttgGGATTCGGACTGCCATTATTTCTAGCTTTTATTTACAGTCTTTACTATTATTagaagacttatgatgtatatcagaCTCGGTCATTGTACTAGATGCTCTTTACACTTATCACACCAAGTTTTgggatattttatttgtgtccagcttttatttattttgtggcttggcttcccctttgggagtctcgtatggttTTAGTTTAAGGCTTACACATCGGGATGGgatttgggatgtgtgccatcatgaccttggttttgggtcatgacaaattggtatcagagcggtaggttcaccggtctcataagttaaagagcagggtgtctagtagagtcttgcggatcagTATGTAGACGTCCATACTTATCTTCAAAAGGCTACAAAATACCTAATAGGAGAAATACCTTTAATTGATTCCTTTCGTGCGAGTTATTCAAATCAAGTATTGTAAACCTCTATTCTACTCTTTCTACGTTAAAGGTAATAGCCAAGCTTGAGAGGGCGGCTCCTTCTCGAGGATGATTTAGTGAGGCCCAACCCAAGCCCATTTAAGAGTATGAGAATGTGAAGAATTAGGCTGAAGAAGTGGAGAAGTGATCGGTTAGACCTTGAGTGTTTGGATTTCAGATTTTTAGTATCCATTCAGTCCCACTTTTTATTCCTCCAAGATCTATGGCATCACCTATTTTCTTTCTACTAGTGTTGATATGTATCTATCAGAGCAGAAGAGTTTTGAGAGATTCATCAAATCTTTGCCTCCCAAGTTTGATGGTACAACTGGTGAGGAGGCTTTTGAATTTTTGATCAAGTGTTAGGACAGGTTattcaatttgggtattttggaGGTACATGAAGTGTATTGAACCTCTTACTGAAGTGTCCTCGAGAGGTTTATTCCATACAGTCTTTATGATCAATGTAGAGATGAGTTCGATGGATTAGAGCAAGGCTCCTTATTAGTATCAATGTACGAGGCTCGCTTCCCTGGGTTGCTTGTTATGTTATGTTGAGTATACCTATTAAGTTCGAGTGGATCCACAAGTTGGTGA
This window encodes:
- the LOC129884933 gene encoding protein DMP2-like, which codes for MAKSSSTLKDKTLNGLGNLIRLLPTGTVFIYQFLNPILTNNGHCTIINKYLSGILIALCGFSCGFSCFTDSYTDNDGSTRYGIATMKGLWPTSSSVDTSSYKISVGDFVHAFFTMVVFGVVTILDRNTVDCFFPVFESTQKMLIMVLPPAVAAISSVVFMVFPNKRHGIGYPPTSQDN